The genomic segment CGGCAGTCGCTTCTCACGAATCACTGATTCGACTCCTTCGCCGAATCGTTCGCCGAGCGGAATCATTCGGGCAAAGGCTTTTTCGGTGAGCACGTGCTCAAGCGTGGCCCGCATCGCCGCCAGCGCCAACGCATTGCCCGACAGTGTGCCGCCAATGCCGCCCGTGTCAGCATCTTCCACGCTGGTTGCGCTGCGGATTCGTTCGGCCACCTCGACGCTCAGGCCGTAAGTTGCGGCGGGCATTCCGCCCGCAATCGGCTTGCCGATGGTGAGCAGGTCCGGCTTGAGGCCGTAGGCTTTGGTGTAGCCGCCCGGCCCGGCGCAGATCGTGTGCGTCTCGTCAATGATCAGCAATGTGCCGGTGTGGCGGGTGATCTCCCGCAGGGTGTCGTGGTAGCCAGGATCGGGATGGATGATGCCGATGTTGGTCATGGCCGGTTCGGCCAGCACACAGGCCACGTCGCCGGGGGCGAGCGCCTCTTCAAGAGCGGCCAGGTCGTTGAACTCGATCACTTTGGTCGTCGTGGCCGGGTTCACTGCAGGGCCAAGGTTGCCCTGCCTGGGGCCGGCGACCCCGTCGTTCAAGGTGACGAACGTCTCATCCACCGTGCCGTGATAACAGTAATTGAAGGCCAGAATCAGTTTGCGGCCCGTGATGTGTCGGGCGAGCCGGATCGCGAAACGATTAGCGTCGGTGGCGGTCATGGCGATCTGCCAATAGGGCAGGCCGAAGCGTCGGGCAAGTTCCTCGCCAACCCAGATCGCGTTTTCGGTGGGGAGCATGAGGGTGATGCCATGCCGTGCTTGCTCGACGAGGGCGTTCACCGTGGCTTCGGGCGCGTGGCCGGTCATCGCGCCCGTGTCGCCCAGGCAAAAGTCAACGTAGTCGTTGCCATCCACGTCGGT from the Chloroflexota bacterium genome contains:
- a CDS encoding aspartate aminotransferase family protein, whose amino-acid sequence is MMTTIDRTRLKERLAQEEQLFVEKHPRSRELFERAKSSLLGGVPMNWMVRWAGKYPVFVKEAKGAHFTDVDGNDYVDFCLGDTGAMTGHAPEATVNALVEQARHGITLMLPTENAIWVGEELARRFGLPYWQIAMTATDANRFAIRLARHITGRKLILAFNYCYHGTVDETFVTLNDGVAGPRQGNLGPAVNPATTTKVIEFNDLAALEEALAPGDVACVLAEPAMTNIGIIHPDPGYHDTLREITRHTGTLLIIDETHTICAGPGGYTKAYGLKPDLLTIGKPIAGGMPAATYGLSVEVAERIRSATSVEDADTGGIGGTLSGNALALAAMRATLEHVLTEKAFARMIPLGERFGEGVESVIREKRLPWIVKRLGCRAEYWFRETPPRNGGEAAAAVDVELDRFMHLFALNRGILMTPFHNMALMSPSTTAEDVDYHTKVFRESVEALVG